The following proteins are encoded in a genomic region of Armatimonadota bacterium:
- the aspS gene encoding aspartate--tRNA ligase: MQRDHHCGELREEHVGKQVRLAGWAQTTRDHGGLIFIDLRDRSGVAQVVCDPAQAPAAHETAKSVRAEFVLAVEGEVTRRPAGTENPDMPTGAVEVRAQRVEVLNVARTPPFEIESARPVDEMVRLRYRHLDLRTPRMQRNLRLRHEMAQAVRRYLNGEGFWEIETPLLIRSTPEGARDFLVPCRLQPGRFYALPQSPQLLKQLLMVSGAERYYQFARCLRDEDLRADRQLEFTQIDLEMSFVEQDDVIAVSEGITQAALAAAGIEVNPPFHRLTYREAMDRFGTDKPDTRCGMELHDLNQCFGRAEFRVFRQALEQGKSIRGLAAPGCGDFSRAKLDALVETATKLGAGGLVWIAVEEDSLRSPVAKYLSDEEQRAVVVAVKASAGDLILIAADERDRACAVLGALRLRLAAELAAAGTVPHFPGGKRGQSPSLLWVTDFPLFERGDDGSIQSKHNPFSRPKAEDEHLLDSDPLAVRGWQYDLVLNGNEIAGGSLRVHRRELQEKVLEIIAMPPAEAQRRFGFLLEALEYGAPPHGGIAFGFDRLVALAVGEESIREVIAFPKTATGGDPLTGAPAEVDAAQLEELGLRLAPGKGNQDAPPMAPAGEAEAQ; this comes from the coding sequence ATGCAGCGCGACCACCACTGCGGCGAGCTGCGCGAGGAGCACGTCGGGAAGCAGGTGCGTCTGGCGGGCTGGGCGCAGACCACGCGCGACCACGGCGGGCTGATCTTCATTGACCTGCGCGACCGCTCGGGGGTGGCGCAGGTCGTGTGCGACCCCGCACAGGCGCCGGCCGCGCACGAGACGGCGAAATCGGTGCGCGCGGAGTTCGTGCTCGCGGTCGAGGGCGAAGTCACCCGCCGCCCCGCCGGCACCGAGAACCCCGACATGCCCACCGGCGCGGTGGAGGTGCGCGCGCAGCGGGTGGAAGTTCTTAACGTCGCGCGCACGCCCCCGTTCGAGATCGAGAGCGCCCGGCCGGTGGATGAGATGGTGCGCCTGCGCTACCGCCACCTCGACCTGCGCACGCCGCGCATGCAGCGCAACCTGCGCCTGCGCCACGAGATGGCGCAGGCGGTGCGACGCTACCTCAACGGCGAGGGCTTCTGGGAGATCGAGACGCCGCTGCTGATCCGCTCCACCCCCGAGGGCGCGCGCGACTTCCTGGTGCCGTGCCGGCTGCAGCCGGGGCGGTTCTACGCCCTGCCGCAGTCGCCGCAGTTGCTCAAGCAGTTGCTCATGGTCAGCGGCGCGGAGCGGTACTATCAATTCGCCCGCTGCCTGCGCGACGAGGATTTGCGCGCCGACCGCCAGCTCGAGTTCACCCAGATTGACCTGGAGATGTCTTTCGTCGAGCAGGATGACGTGATTGCCGTCAGCGAGGGCATCACCCAGGCGGCGCTCGCCGCCGCGGGCATCGAAGTGAATCCGCCGTTCCACCGGCTGACCTATCGCGAGGCGATGGACCGCTTCGGCACGGATAAGCCGGATACGCGCTGCGGCATGGAGCTGCACGACCTCAACCAGTGCTTCGGCCGCGCCGAGTTTCGCGTCTTCCGCCAGGCGCTGGAGCAGGGCAAGTCCATCCGCGGGCTGGCTGCGCCCGGCTGCGGCGACTTCTCCCGCGCCAAGCTCGATGCGCTGGTGGAGACGGCGACCAAGCTCGGCGCGGGCGGCCTGGTGTGGATCGCAGTGGAGGAGGACTCGCTGCGCTCGCCGGTGGCCAAGTACCTGTCGGACGAGGAGCAGCGGGCGGTGGTCGTCGCCGTCAAGGCAAGCGCGGGTGACCTGATCCTGATCGCGGCGGATGAGCGCGATCGCGCCTGCGCGGTGCTGGGCGCCTTGCGTCTGCGTTTGGCCGCTGAGTTGGCGGCGGCGGGGACAGTCCCTCATTTTCCCGGAGGAAAACGGGGACAGTCCCCGAGCCTGCTGTGGGTGACCGACTTCCCGCTGTTCGAGCGCGGCGACGATGGGTCAATCCAGTCCAAGCATAATCCCTTCAGCCGGCCCAAGGCGGAGGATGAACATCTGCTCGACAGCGATCCCCTAGCGGTGCGCGGGTGGCAGTACGACCTGGTGCTGAACGGCAACGAAATCGCCGGCGGCAGCCTCCGCGTCCACCGCCGCGAATTGCAGGAGAAGGTGCTGGAGATCATCGCCATGCCTCCCGCGGAGGCGCAGCGGCGCTTCGGCTTCCTGCTCGAGGCCCTCGAATACGGCGCCCCGCCACATGGTGGAATTGCGTTCGGTTTCGACCGCCTGGTGGCGCTGGCGGTGGGCGAGGAAAGCATCCGCGAGGTCATCGCCTTCCCCAAGACCGCGACCGGCGGCGATCCCCTGACCGGCGCGCCGGCGGAGGTGGACGCCGCGCAGTTGGAGGAGCTCGGCCTGCGGCTGGCGCCGGGCAAAGGCAACCAAGATGCGCCTCCGATGGC